One window of the Niallia circulans genome contains the following:
- the rseP gene encoding RIP metalloprotease RseP, translated as MYTVIAFIIIFGALVFFHELGHFVLAKRAGILCREFAIGMGPKVLSLKKGETVYTIRLLPIGGYVRMAGEDPEMVDIKPGHRIGIILNDKEEVTKIIINNKEKYPNARVINVEDADLEHKLFVKGYVEEDNEDNLLVFPVKKDAVFVENGIETQIAPYDRQFASKSLWQRTLAIFAGPAMNFVLAFLIFIVIALLQGIPSNEAKLGKLTDDGVAISAGLHEGDNVISIDGQSVGSWEEVVTIIQKSPGENLEFLIDRNGKEMTIEVTPKESEVDGKTIGLVGVYSPMEKSPLKSIQFGATQTYNWTKEIFGAVGKLVTGQFSIDALGGPVAIYQSTDTVAQSGVYSLMNWAAVLSINLGIMNLLPLPALDGGRLLFFAIEAVRGKPIDRQKEGIVHFIGFALLMLLMIVVTWNDIQRFFIQ; from the coding sequence TTGTATACAGTTATAGCTTTTATCATCATTTTTGGTGCGTTAGTTTTTTTCCACGAATTAGGGCATTTCGTATTAGCTAAACGTGCAGGCATTTTATGTCGTGAATTCGCAATTGGAATGGGACCTAAAGTTCTTTCTTTAAAAAAGGGAGAAACTGTTTATACGATTCGCCTTCTGCCAATTGGGGGTTATGTGCGGATGGCTGGAGAAGATCCTGAAATGGTTGATATAAAACCTGGTCATCGCATCGGCATAATCCTTAATGATAAAGAAGAAGTAACGAAAATTATTATAAACAATAAAGAAAAGTATCCGAATGCTCGTGTTATTAATGTAGAGGATGCTGATTTAGAGCATAAGCTTTTTGTGAAAGGATATGTTGAGGAAGACAATGAAGATAATCTTCTCGTTTTTCCTGTGAAAAAGGATGCAGTTTTTGTTGAAAATGGAATCGAAACACAAATTGCACCATATGATCGCCAATTTGCCAGTAAGTCACTATGGCAGCGCACACTTGCTATTTTTGCAGGTCCGGCCATGAACTTTGTGTTAGCTTTTCTTATTTTTATTGTGATTGCCTTATTACAAGGAATTCCTTCAAATGAAGCAAAGCTTGGTAAGTTAACAGATGATGGAGTTGCAATTAGTGCAGGACTGCATGAAGGTGATAATGTCATTAGTATCGACGGACAATCTGTAGGTTCTTGGGAAGAAGTTGTTACCATTATTCAAAAAAGTCCTGGAGAGAACCTAGAATTTTTAATCGATCGTAATGGAAAAGAAATGACGATTGAGGTAACGCCTAAAGAATCGGAAGTAGATGGAAAAACAATTGGGTTAGTTGGTGTATACAGCCCAATGGAGAAATCACCATTAAAGTCTATCCAATTTGGTGCAACACAAACCTATAATTGGACAAAGGAAATTTTTGGTGCAGTTGGTAAACTAGTAACTGGCCAATTTTCGATTGATGCTTTAGGTGGACCTGTAGCCATTTATCAATCAACCGATACGGTTGCTCAATCAGGTGTCTATTCCTTAATGAATTGGGCGGCTGTTTTAAGTATTAACTTAGGTATTATGAATCTTCTTCCGTTACCTGCATTAGACGGTGGGCGACTATTGTTCTTTGCAATTGAAGCAGTTCGTGGTAAACCAATTGACCGGCAAAAAGAGGGCATCGTTCATTTTATTGGATTCGCCTTGCTCATGTTATTGATGATTGTCGTCACTTGGAATGATATCCAACGATTTTTTATACAGTAG